The following coding sequences lie in one Sorex araneus isolate mSorAra2 chromosome 4, mSorAra2.pri, whole genome shotgun sequence genomic window:
- the B9D1 gene encoding B9 domain-containing protein 1 isoform X2, with protein sequence MAAASPSVFLLMVTGQVESAQFPEYDDLYCKYCFVYGQDWAPTAGLEEGISQITSKSQDVQQALVWNFPIDITFKSTNPYGSWSCGGPLCCPAHSLPSRQAALSASPVVRNHSNCSLPLNKVWKARTRALGVRRLQAQHFPEPVWCLCGAHCSAVWGQHTVILVHCQSRRAHPHEHFSLTVLEHHKE encoded by the exons ATGGCCGCCGCGAGTCCCAGCGTCTTCCTGCTCATGGTCACCGGGCAGGTCGAGAGCGCCCAG TTTCCTGAGTACGATGATCTCTACTGCAAGTACTGCTTTGTGTATGGCCAGGACTGGGCTCCCACGGCG GGTTTGGAGGAAGGCATCTCCCAGATCACCTCCAAGAGCCAAGATGTGCAGCAGGCCCTGGTGTGGAACTTCCCCATCGACATCACTTTCAAGAGCACCAACCCTTATGGCT CTTGGAGTTGTGGTGGTCCCCTCTGCTGCCCTGCCCACTCCCTTCCCTCCAGGCAGGCGGCGCTTTCTGCTTCACCTGTAGTCCGGAACCATTCCAATTGCTCACTCCCACTTAACAAAGTCTGGAAAGCCCGCACTCGTGCCCTAGGGGTAAGAAGACTGCAGGCTCAGCACTTCCCTGAGCCTGTCTG GTGTCTGTGCGGTGCCCACTGCTCGGCTGTCTGGGGCCAGCACACAGTGATCCTGGTGCACTGCCAGAGCAGGCGAGCACATCCCCACGAGCACTTCAGCCTGACAGTGctcgagcaccacaaggagtga
- the EPN2 gene encoding epsin-2 isoform X4 codes for MSREVAEQEERLRRGDDLRLQMALEESRRDTVKVPKKREHCSHPQQTTLLDLMDALPSSGPAAPKAEPWGPSVSANQNNPWGGPVAPASTSESWSSFGAKPATSVDLWGVGIGARTHSTAKGSDPWASPQPPAPSAGKDSDAWVAASASGALDLFSNLNGTVKDDFSEFDNLRTSKKTAEKVTSPPPQNNGAASPESFDAQPLSSSSSKPSSARKTPESFLGPNATLVNLDSLLTKPAPPAQSLNPFLAPGAAAAPAPVNPFQVNQPQPLTLNQLRGSPVLGTSMAFGPGPAVEPLAGPSAASRTALGSSGSSLAMNMVGGVGMPSAAAPATGTTNPFLL; via the exons ATGAGCAGAGAAGTCGCCGAGCAG GAAGAACGGCTCAGGCGGGGGGATGACCTCAGGTTACAGATGGCCCTTGAAGAAAGCAGAAGAGACACAGTGAAAGTTCCAAAAAAGAGAGAG CACTGCTCGCACCCGCAGCAGACTACTCTGTTGGACTTAATGGACGCCCTTCCCAGCTCAGGCCCTGCTGCCCCAAAAGCAGAGCCCTGGGGCCCATCAGTCTCCGCCAACCAGAACAACCCCTGGGGCGGGCCAGTGGCCCCAGCCAGCACTTCGGAATCCTGGTCATCATTTG GTGCCAAGCCAGCCACCTCTGTGGACCTGTGGGGAGTGGGCATCGGAGCGCGCACACACTCCACCGCCAAGGGCTCAGACCCCTGGGcgtccccacagccccctgcgCCCAGTGCTGGGAAAGATTCTGACGCCTGGGTGGCTGCCTCTGCCTCTG GGGCCTTGGATCTCTTCAGTAATTTGAATGGTACAGTTAAAGATGACTTTTCTGAATTTGACAACCTTCGAACTTCAAAGAAAACAG CCGAGAAGGTCACCTCCCCACCACCTCAAAACAATGGCGCTGCCAGCCCTGAGTCCTTTGACGCTCAGCCCCTGAGCAGCTCCTCGAGCAAGCCCAGCAGCGCCCGGAAAACACCTGAGTCCTTCCTGGGCCCCAACGCCACCTTGGTGAACCTGGACTCCCTGTTGACAAAGCCGGCCCCGCCAGCCCAGTCCCTCAATCCTTTCCTGGCACCAG GTGCAGCCGCAGCTCCCGCCCCTGTCAACCCCTTCCAGGTCAACCAGCCCCAGCCACTGACCCTGAACCAGCTGCGGGGGAGTCCAGTTCTTGGGACCAGCATGGCCTTCGGGCCTGGCCCAGCCGTGGAGCCCTTGGCCGGGCCCTCTGCAGCCTCACGCACAGCTCTGGGCTCCAGTGGTTCCTCCCTGGCGATGAACATGGTGGGTGGCGTGGGAATGCCCTCAGCGGCAGCCCCGGCTACCGGCACCACCAACCCGTTCCTCCTCTAG
- the B9D1 gene encoding B9 domain-containing protein 1 isoform X1 produces the protein MAAASPSVFLLMVTGQVESAQFPEYDDLYCKYCFVYGQDWAPTAGLEEGISQITSKSQDVQQALVWNFPIDITFKSTNPYGWPQIVLSVYGPDMFGNDVVRGYGAVHVPFSPGRHKRTIPMFVPESTSKLQKFTSWFMGRRPEYTDPKVVAQGEGREVTRVRSQGFVTLLFNVVTKDMRKLGYDCGVLDTHGVLGASPPEDLPR, from the exons ATGGCCGCCGCGAGTCCCAGCGTCTTCCTGCTCATGGTCACCGGGCAGGTCGAGAGCGCCCAG TTTCCTGAGTACGATGATCTCTACTGCAAGTACTGCTTTGTGTATGGCCAGGACTGGGCTCCCACGGCG GGTTTGGAGGAAGGCATCTCCCAGATCACCTCCAAGAGCCAAGATGTGCAGCAGGCCCTGGTGTGGAACTTCCCCATCGACATCACTTTCAAGAGCACCAACCCTTATGGCT GGCCCCAGATCGTGCTCAGCGTGTATGGACCAGACATGTTCGGGAACGACGTGGTCCGAGGCTACGGGGCGGTGCACGTGCCTTTCTCGCCCGGGCG GCACAAAAGGACCATCCCCATGTTTGTCCCAGAATCTACATCTAAACTGCAGAAGTTCACCAG CTGGTTCATGGGACGGCGGCCTGAGTACACAGACCCCAAGGTGGTGGCCCAGGGTGAAGGCCGGGAAG TGACCCGCGTCCGCTCCCAGGGCTTCGTCACCCTCCTCTTCAATGTAGTGACAAAGGATATGAGGAAGCTGGGCTATGACTGCGGGGTGCTGGACACGCACGGTGTCTTGGGGGCCAGCCCCCCTGAGGACCTTCCCCGGTGA